CAACAGATGGACGATCTCATCGATGGACAGGTCTGAGGCACGGCTCTCCACCAGGCCCACTCGGTCAGTCTCTATCAGTCGTGATAGCTCGGGGCTCTGAGAACGGCTGGGGCGCTGCTCGAACACCGCGATTACGCCCGTTTCACCTTCCCGCGCGCCGCAGGCGAGAAAGCTGGCGGCCAGAATGCTTTTGCCAGAGCCCGAGGGCCCAGCCACCAACAGCGAATAACCTTGTGGCAGACCACCGCCCAGCATCTCGTCCAGGCCCGAAATGCCGGTTTTCAAACGTGTGCGCGCAGCTACAGGGTTGCTCAGGGGCTTCACGCTGTTCTGCACCGGCGCGAACACGTCGATGCCCGTCTGATTGATGCGAAAGGTATGCAGCCCGGGCAAGCTCGGTTGACCGCGCATCTTCATGATCTGCATTTGCCGGACCATTGAGTTGCGCTGCACGCTCTGGCCCATCCAGATCAGGCCGTCGGCCACGGTGAAGACGGGGTTGCTTTCGGTCTGGGAAAAGTATTCACCGATCAGAAATGTCGTGGCCTGCCAACTGGTCATCGTCACGCCCAGTTGCTGCACGAACTGCGGCAAATTGTTGTTGGGGTTGGCCTGGGTCTGGCTGGCGAGTACCACCGAGCGGAAAGAGTCAACGAACACCAACCCGGGACTGTACGTCTCCACTTCTGCGACGATGCGTCGGAGCACCTCGTCAAGATCACCCGCCAGGGTGTCCATCGACAGGTTGATGTAGCGTACCGAGCGGTTGATCTCTTCGTTCTGGAAGAACCCGAACTGCTGCTGGTAGCGCAACATTTTCAACGGCGGTTCACCTAATACCGTGAAGTACAGGGCAGGGCGCTCGGGCGTGGCCAGGGCGAACATCATCTGATGGGCAAGGGTTGTCTTGCCACTGCCGGGCGGGCCAGCGATCAGGTTGAACGAGAACTCCGGCAGTCCGCCACCCAATACTTCATTAAACCCTGGTACACCGGTAGACAGACGCTTGATATGTACGGTGGTACTCATGTGTCGCTACTCTGGTGATCGTTGCGGTCCATTGAACTGGACGTCCATTCGCCTACCAGTTGCTCAGTGAGCGAGGGGCCAATCAGGGAAGCCAACAACGTGTGAAAAGTGCTGATCAGGGTATCGCCGTGTCGACGAGCGTCGGCGCTGCTTTGCCCGACCAGCATGGCTCGGAAGGAGGAAGTGTTCATGGCCGCTTCTTCATTCCCGCTCAAAGACTCGAAACAACTGTGGGTGGCCGCACACAGATGCAGGCAGCGCCGGTAAAGCGCGGCCACCGCAATCGGACCCAGTATGGGTGTCAGCACTGCGCGCATATCTTCCAGCGTCAGCACAAACGCCTCAGCAACCTCGCTGGCGCTGGAGCGGTCGTTGCTCACCGACTTGAGTATTGGCGCGCTGCGTCTTGGTTTATCAATTGGCATGAGCATCGTTACTCATCAGCGCGATAGGATCTGGAGAACGTTAGCGTCACCATCGGTTTAGAACCCGGCTCCGGGTTCCCCGCGGCGGATACTGTCTGTTGCTGACTGTGTCGTCTGTCTGCTATCGCACATAGGGAAAATATAGGCTCGACATTTCAACTCCGTACCCTCCAGTCAGTCCTTGGGTTTAGTCGTTAAAGTGCTGGATGCTGCTGGAGGTATGAGCCATTGCAAGTGCCCCCGCTGACCGCCGTGTTCCAGCGAATCAGATCCAGGCAGCGCGAGGCGATCAGGCCATCATTGACGGCCAGGTCCGTGGACACGCGGACTTCTTCTGCCACGGCGCGCACGCCCTTGACGCTTTTGACTGCGTGTTTGGCGGCGATTTTCTCGGCGTAGGTCCCTACATGGCCGGAAAGCACCACCACGCCATCCTCGATGCTCACACCGATTGCGGCGGCGTCGATGTGCGGAAGAAATTCCAGCTCATCGAGACTTTGTCTGCGTAATGTCAGGTCGCTCATGATCATTGCTCTTGGTGGCGGGCGAAGGCGCAGCCAGGTGACTTACGCCGAGATTGGGTCATTGAGCGCTTGCTGGAGAATCAAATATTGAGGTTTGTCAGTGACAGACGCTTAAAGGCTGCGGCTGTTTGATTTTCCCGGCGAATGGGCCGCAGGTGCGCGAGAGGTCGGCGCGTCGGTGCGCCAGTACCGCTGCATTTCGATGAACAGGAATGAGGCGGTCCAGGTGATCAGCACCAAGCCTGTCAGCGCCTCCAGTCCGGTCAGGTACTTGAGGGGGCCGGTAGGACTGATGTCGCCGAAGCCCAGAGTGGTGAACGTTGTGAATGAGAAATAAACCGCATCCATGAAGCTGCCGTCGAAGTTGCCAGTCAGCTTCCCGAGCGACTGCGAACGGTTCATCAAGTAATAGCCCAGCGCAAATATCCAGACCTCAATGGCGTGGGCGATCAGAGCGCCCAGGACCCCGAAGACCATACGAAACCTGTGCCACAGATTGAGTCTGGGCATGAGCAAATTCAGGCGCAGCAGGCATTCGTAATGAACGATGACCGCCGTGGTGATGATCAGGATATTGATGAACGTGACAGCGATCATAAAAGGCCCCAAAGATATTACTGTGCATTGACCGATATTTGCCCGGTTTGATAAATGTCAGGACGGTGAGCCCCACGGCACGCCAACTTATGATCTACATCAGGTTCGCGCCGCCGTGAATGCTCACACTGTGTGCAGGGCATGTAGCCCGCGCCGTGGGACACAGGATCACGAGCAACCGCTTGCTGATCTGCGCGTGCAACGATTATCGAGGTCTCTGTGACCGACTCACCGTGCCTGTTATTGATTGCATCCTCCCTTCAGGAGCGCACCCCTGCTTTCGAAAGGGCGATTGCACTCGCGAAAGCGAGCGGTGTGGGACTGCGTATCGTTGTCGTCGATTACGTCAATACGCTGGAGGTCATGGGCTACTTTAACCCTGACGCGCTGTCGACCCTGCGCGAGGAGTATCTGCATGATCATCGTCGGTGGCTCGAGTCGCAAATCGAAAAGGAGCGTGGTGGGGGCCTCGATGTCAGCATGCAGCTGATGTGGTTGGGTGATGTCTATCACGATGTGCATGACTATGTCCGAGCCATAGCCCCCATCATGGTCATCAAGGACATCCATCATGAGCCTTCGCTCAAGCGCCTGTTTTCGAGGCCGCTGGATTGGCACTTGCTGAGACAGTGCCTGTGCCCGATCCAGTTCGTCACCAGCACCTCCCAGCGGTTGCCGCGCAAGATCCTGGCTGCGGTCAATCTCTACCGCTCCAACGATGCCGAGTTGTGGTTGAACGACACCCTGCTTGACGCAGCGTCTCGCCTGGCGGCGCAATGCCTGGCGATACTGCACGTGGTCTACGTGTATGACTGGGCGGCGATATACGCAGCCGGCGCGAACACCTTTGGCGCTCAGCCGGTCGAGAACGGGTTTCAGGAAGCGTTGAGTGATGCCCACGAAGAAGCATTTGCGCTGTTGTGCGCGCATCACGGCATTGCGGGCAACTCTTGCCACTTTTTGAACGGCAGCCCGCGAACGACCCTTGAAACCTTCGCCCGGCAACATGATTTCGATCTGTTGGTGATGGGGACTCAGCCGGTACACGGCCTGGAAAAGATTATGGGCGACACAGCCGAAAACCTGCTGACGCATGCGCCTTGCAGTGTGCTGGTGGTCAAGGCCGGCACACTCAGGATAGCCGGGTGATTCAGAGTATTTTCGGCCCGTGGCCGCAGCCGCTGACCAGTGCCCGCAAGCGGTTGAGTTCGAGGATTTCTACCGCACGGCCGGAAATTCTGACGATGCCTTGATCGCGCAGATTGGCGATGGCGCGGCAGATGGTTTCCAGCCGCAAACCCAGGTAGGAGCCTATGTCTTCGCGGGTCATGCGCAGCACGAACGCGGTGTGCGAATAGCCTCGGGTCGCCATGCGGCCTGAAAGATTGAGCAAGAACGCCGCCATGCGTTCTTCGGCGTTGAGGTTGCCCATCAGCAGCAACATCTCGTGGTCGCGGACAATCTCTTTGCTCAGCACGCGGTGCAGGTTGTGCTGCAGCGAGGGAAGCTCCCGGGACAACCGCTCCAGTTGAGTGAAATGAATCGGGCACACCTCGCTGTCTTCCAGCGCAACGGCATCACACACATGGCGGGCGTCGCTGATCGCATCGCAACCCAGCAATTCCCCTGACATCTGGAACCCGGTGAGCTGGTCACGGCCGTCCTGGGAAGAAATCGTGGTTTTGAAAAAACCGAATCGCACCCCATAAAGCGATCGCAACGGATCGCCAGCGTGATAGAGCGCAGTGCCTTTCTTGATTTTTATCCGTTGAGGGATGATCGCTGCTAAACGATCGCTGTCGGTGACGCTCATTCCTATTGAAAGACACAGCTCACTAACGCTGCAGTTGGAGCACTCTGCCTTGAGGAACAAGCCGGGAACGGCGGCCAAATGGGCGGTCATGTACATCTCCTTGTTCAATCGAGCATAGGCGCGCGGGGAGGGCAGTGATACCACCCATTTCAAATGTGGATGAGCGGGGCTGGATGGGCGAAAGGGTCCGCCAAACGGGGGTTAAGTTCACGCGATTGGGTGTACTCAATCAAAAATGGACGTAAGCAGTAGTGGTGGTTCAAGGCTTTTTGATCCAGATCAATACCGCTTACGCCCGGGCGATCAGACTAACCGCCGGTGCCCCGCGTTGACCGCGGCCAGGCTCATACAGATCGAGTGCCGTCCACGGAGTGTTCCATGAACGATCAATCGCGGCCTGTTTTGCTGGTGCTGAACGCCGGCTCATCAAGCATCAAGTTTTCCCTCTACGACGCCGCCCCGCAGGCTGAGCCGAGGTTGCGCTGTGTCGGCACCGGCAGCTTTGAAGTGCGCAAGGACATCGAGCGGCTGATCTACCGGCACACGGGCAGCCAGACGCAAATGCATGAAGACTGGCCGCGCAACGACGCGTCACCCGACGGCGGTACGTTATTCAATGTGATGGACTGGATCGAGCGCCACACCGATGGACAGATTTGCGCAGCCGCCCATCGAATCGTCCATGGCGGCAACCGCAGTGAAGTGGCAGCGCCCATCGAACCAGCATTGATGGCCGAGATGCAGGCGCTTGTGCCTGTCGCGCCGCTGCATCAACCGCTGTGTCTGGCACCGATCTCGTATCTGGCCCGCGAACACCGCGACATCCTGCAATTCGCCTGCTTCGACACTGCGTTTCATCACAGCCTGGACCCCTTGGAAACGCGCTTCGGCCTGCCTCGGGCAATGACCGACGAGGGCCTGCGCCGCTATGGTTTTCACGGGTTGTCCTACGAATACATCGCCAGCGTGTTGCCGCAATACGATCAGCGAGCGGCACATGGACGAACCATCGTCGCGCACTTGGGCAACGGCGCGAGTCTGTGCGCGATGCACAACCGGGTCAGCCGCGCCACGACCATGGGCTTTACCACTCTGGATGGTTTGCTGATGGGCACGCGCCCCGGTCGCCTGGACCCTGGCCTGTTGCTGTATCTGCTGCGCGAACGCGGCATGAGCGTGCAGGCGCTGCAAGACCTGTTGTACCACCAGTGCGGCCTGCTGGGTGTGTCCGGCGGCATCGCCAGCGACATGCGCGAACTGTCTGCCAGCCGGGCGCCTGAGGCCGCCGAGGCCATCGCGTTGTTCGTGCGCAGCGTGGTGCGCGAGATCGGCAGCCTGGCGGCGGTATTAGGCGGCGTCGATGCATTGGTGTTTACCGGTGGCATCGGCGAGCACGCGGTCGAGGTGCGCAGCGCCATTCTTGAGGGCTGCGCCTGGCTGGGCGTCGAGCACGATGCGTCGGTGAAAAGCGAGCAAGCCGGTTGCCTGTCGTTGCCTGGCAGCCGCGTTTCGGCCTGGACCATCGCTACCGACGAGAACGCGGTCATCGCACGCCATGCGCTCGGTTTGCTGCACCGCAGCCTCTGAATCGATACACCCCTTCAAACCTGCGAGTCGCAAGGCTTGTGCATTGCACCCTCTGGAGTCGCCATGTATCGCTTCAACTCAACGCTTTCCAGCGTCGAACACACCGACCTTGCCCCGGCTATTTCCTCTGACGCGCCGCCGATCGAAAGCGGTCCGTTAGACGCGGACCTGCTGTCGCGATTGCACCGTTACTGGAACGCCGCCAATTACCTGTGCGTCGGCCAGATCTATCTCAAGGCCAACGCACTGCTGCGCGAGCCCTTGCTGGCTGAGCACATCAAGCCCCGACTGCTGGGGCATTGGGGCACTTCGGTCGGACAGAACTTTATCTACGTGCACCTGAACCGGCTGATCAGTGAGCGCCGCGTCGAGACACTTTTTATCTCCGGCCCTGGCCACGGCGGCCCGACGATGAACGCCTGCGCCTGGCTCGAAGGCACCTACAGCGAGGTTCACCCGCACATCACCGCTGACGAGGCGGGCATGCTGGCGTTTTTTCGCAGCTTCTCCACTCCCGGTGGCGTGCCCAGCCACTGCGGCCCGCACACGCCCAATTCGCTGCACGAAGGCGGGGAGTTGGGTTACTCACTGATGCACGCCTTTGGCGCGGTCTTTGACAACCCTGCGTTATTGGTAGCGTGCGTGATCGGCGACGGCGAAGCAGAAACCTGCCCCCTGGAAGGCAGTTGGAAAAGCGTGCATTTTCTCGACCCGCGCCGTGACGGCGCGGTGCTCCCGATCCTGCACCTCAACGGCTACAAAATATCCGGGCCGACGGTTGAAGCGCGCTTGCCGGACGAAGCTTTGATCGAGCTGTACCGGGGACGGGGCTACCTGCCGATCATCGTCGCCGGCGATGACCTGCCGGGCATGCATCAGCGCTTTGCCGCAGCGCTCAACACCTGCCACGACGCGATCACGGACATCCAGTCCCACGCCAGAGAAATGGGCGGTCGGGCGCGGGCGCGTTGGCCGATGATCATCCTGCGCAGCCCCAAAGGCTGGACCGGCCCGAAAGTGGTGGACGGTTTGCCGGTGGAGGGTACGTTTCGGGCGCATCAGGTGCCGCTGGCCAATGTCATCAACAACCCCGAGCACCTCCAGCAACTGGAAACCTGGATGCGCAGCTATGCGCCACAGACGCTGTTCGATGATCTGGGGCAGTTGTTGCCTGAGCTTCAGGCGTTGACGCCTCCATCTGCCCTGCGCATGGGTGCTGTGCCCAGCGTGAACGGCGGTCGTGTTCTGGTAGCGCTGGACCTGCCCGATTTCGCCGATTACGGCCTGCAAGTGGACGGCCCCGGACAGGTCATCGCCGAAGCACCGCGCAAGCTGGGCGAGTACCTGCGCGATGTGATGCGTAACAATGCGCATAACTTCCGGGTATTCGGCCCGGACGAAACCAACTCCAACCGGCTGAACGCCGTGTTCGACGCCAGCAATCGAACCGCTCCCGGACCGTGCCTGAACATTGACGATCACCTGGCGCCTGACGGTCGGGTGATGGAAGTGCTGAGCGAGCACCTGTGCGAGGGTTGGCTGGAAGGCTATCTGCTCACCGGTCGGCACGGCATGTGGTCGACCTATGAAGCGTTCGCGCAGGTGGTCGATTCGATGGTCACTCAGCACGCCAAGTGGCTGCAGCAGAGCCGCGAGTTTGCCTGGCGCCGTCCGTTGGCCTCGCTCAACATCCTCATCAGCAGCCATGCCTGGCGCAATGATCACAACGGCTTCAGTCATCAGTCCACCGGGTTTGTCGACAACGTGCTGCAACGAAGGTCCGACGTGGTCCGGGTGTATTACCCGCCGGACTCCAACTGCCTGGTCAACGTGTTCGATCACTGCCTGCGCAGCCGCAACTACGTGAACGTTGTGACCTGCGGCAAGCAGCCGGATTTCCAGTGGCTGGATTTCGACGCGGCGCTCAAGCACTGCTCGCAAGGCGCCGGCATCTGGTCGTTCGCCGGCAGCGGTGAGGACGAACAGCCGGATGTGGTGCTGGCCTGCGCCGGAGACGTGCCCACCACCGAAGCCGTCGCGGCGGCCTGGCTGTTGCAAAAGCATGTGCCGGGCATCCGCGTGCGGCTGGTCAATGTCGTGGACCTGGGGATTTTGAGCGCCCCGCAAGTGCGGCCCCACGGCATGGATCATGTGTCGTTCGAGGCATTGTTCACCCGCGAAGCACCGGTGATGTTCGCCTTTCACGGCTCGACCTGGGTGATCCACTCCATGGTTCACGGGCGCGCCAACGAGGCGCGTTTTCACGTCCGTGGCTTCAGCGATCGCGGCACCACCACCACGCCGTTCGACATGGTGGTGCTCAACGGCATGAGCCGTTACCACCTGGCCATCGATGCACTCAGTCATGTGCCTCGGCTGCGCGAGCACAGCCTGGACGCGGTGCATTTTTTCGAGAGCCAGTTGCGCAAGCACCACACCTGGATTCGCGAGCATTTCGAGGATCTGCCGGAGATTCGGAACTGGCACTGGACCGCGGACTTCAGCGAACCCGAAGGGCCACCGCCGATGGCGCTGGGGCATGTGCGAGCGCAGACCTTCACGGATGCCTGATGGCCTGTGTCTGGTTCTGGCTCCCCACTCGAGAATAGAAAAAGGTCATCCCATGAACAGACTGAAGATCGCCGCAAGCCCGAGCGCGCAGGGCAGCTTTACAACGAGCCGTGAGGTCGTGGGGTTTGGCGCGACCGACCTCACTGACGTGGCGGCGGTGGTGCTCACAGCACAAGACTGGCGTGAGGGCAGGGTGGACGACATCAGCCGGTCCGGGTTCGATATTCCGGTTTTTTTCGCCGTGACCGAACACGATGAACTGACTCGGGAAGCCATTCGCGACATCGAAAAAGTGCTGTTGCAGATCAGCGGGGTGTTCGATCTGGGCACCGATAACGCCGATTTTTATGGGCACAAGCTGGAGAGGGCGGCAACGCAGTATGAAGAAGCCTTGCTGCCGCCGTTTTTCGGTGCGCTCAAGCACTACGTCGAACGCGGTAATTCCACCTTTGCCTGCCCCGGTCATCAAGGCGGTCAGTTTTTTCGCAAGCATCCGGCAGGCCGACAATTTTTCGATTTTTTCGGCGAAACATTGTTCCGCGCTGATCGCTGCAATGCCGATGTTGAAATGGGCGACCTTCTCATCCACGAAGGCGCACCGCTAGAAGCGCAGAAGCGCGCGGCGAAGGTCTACAACGCTGACAAGACGTACTTCGTCCTGAACGGAACATCGACCTCTAACAAAGTTGTCACTCAGGCACTGCTCACACCCGGTGATGTGGTGCTGTTTGACCGTAACAACCATAAGTCCATCCACCAGGGCGCGCTGTTTCAAGCCGGGGCCACGCCGCTTTATCTGGAGACGGCGCGTAACCCTTACGGGCTGATCGGCGGCATCGACTCGCACTGTTTTGAAGAGGCGTACTTGCGTGAGCAACTGCGCATCGTGGCGGCTGCCAAAGCCGATG
The DNA window shown above is from Pseudomonas sp. BSw22131 and carries:
- a CDS encoding potassium channel family protein, which translates into the protein MIAVTFINILIITTAVIVHYECLLRLNLLMPRLNLWHRFRMVFGVLGALIAHAIEVWIFALGYYLMNRSQSLGKLTGNFDGSFMDAVYFSFTTFTTLGFGDISPTGPLKYLTGLEALTGLVLITWTASFLFIEMQRYWRTDAPTSRAPAAHSPGKSNSRSL
- a CDS encoding universal stress protein translates to MTDSPCLLLIASSLQERTPAFERAIALAKASGVGLRIVVVDYVNTLEVMGYFNPDALSTLREEYLHDHRRWLESQIEKERGGGLDVSMQLMWLGDVYHDVHDYVRAIAPIMVIKDIHHEPSLKRLFSRPLDWHLLRQCLCPIQFVTSTSQRLPRKILAAVNLYRSNDAELWLNDTLLDAASRLAAQCLAILHVVYVYDWAAIYAAGANTFGAQPVENGFQEALSDAHEEAFALLCAHHGIAGNSCHFLNGSPRTTLETFARQHDFDLLVMGTQPVHGLEKIMGDTAENLLTHAPCSVLVVKAGTLRIAG
- a CDS encoding acetate/propionate family kinase, whose amino-acid sequence is MNDQSRPVLLVLNAGSSSIKFSLYDAAPQAEPRLRCVGTGSFEVRKDIERLIYRHTGSQTQMHEDWPRNDASPDGGTLFNVMDWIERHTDGQICAAAHRIVHGGNRSEVAAPIEPALMAEMQALVPVAPLHQPLCLAPISYLAREHRDILQFACFDTAFHHSLDPLETRFGLPRAMTDEGLRRYGFHGLSYEYIASVLPQYDQRAAHGRTIVAHLGNGASLCAMHNRVSRATTMGFTTLDGLLMGTRPGRLDPGLLLYLLRERGMSVQALQDLLYHQCGLLGVSGGIASDMRELSASRAPEAAEAIALFVRSVVREIGSLAAVLGGVDALVFTGGIGEHAVEVRSAILEGCAWLGVEHDASVKSEQAGCLSLPGSRVSAWTIATDENAVIARHALGLLHRSL
- a CDS encoding ATPase domain-containing protein, which translates into the protein MSTTVHIKRLSTGVPGFNEVLGGGLPEFSFNLIAGPPGSGKTTLAHQMMFALATPERPALYFTVLGEPPLKMLRYQQQFGFFQNEEINRSVRYINLSMDTLAGDLDEVLRRIVAEVETYSPGLVFVDSFRSVVLASQTQANPNNNLPQFVQQLGVTMTSWQATTFLIGEYFSQTESNPVFTVADGLIWMGQSVQRNSMVRQMQIMKMRGQPSLPGLHTFRINQTGIDVFAPVQNSVKPLSNPVAARTRLKTGISGLDEMLGGGLPQGYSLLVAGPSGSGKSILAASFLACGAREGETGVIAVFEQRPSRSQSPELSRLIETDRVGLVESRASDLSIDEIVHLLLHEIKRLGATRVVIDSLSGFELALAPTFREDFRESLSCLVSALSQAGVSILMTSELEDRYTDLRFSPYGTAFMTDAIIVQRYIEVDSRLLRVMAVVKVRASAHSDELRLYEISDEGIVVGQPLRNREGLLGGRPSQRLRDE
- a CDS encoding BON domain-containing protein translates to MSDLTLRRQSLDELEFLPHIDAAAIGVSIEDGVVVLSGHVGTYAEKIAAKHAVKSVKGVRAVAEEVRVSTDLAVNDGLIASRCLDLIRWNTAVSGGTCNGSYLQQHPAL
- a CDS encoding helix-turn-helix domain-containing protein; translation: MTAHLAAVPGLFLKAECSNCSVSELCLSIGMSVTDSDRLAAIIPQRIKIKKGTALYHAGDPLRSLYGVRFGFFKTTISSQDGRDQLTGFQMSGELLGCDAISDARHVCDAVALEDSEVCPIHFTQLERLSRELPSLQHNLHRVLSKEIVRDHEMLLLMGNLNAEERMAAFLLNLSGRMATRGYSHTAFVLRMTREDIGSYLGLRLETICRAIANLRDQGIVRISGRAVEILELNRLRALVSGCGHGPKIL
- a CDS encoding phosphoketolase family protein yields the protein MYRFNSTLSSVEHTDLAPAISSDAPPIESGPLDADLLSRLHRYWNAANYLCVGQIYLKANALLREPLLAEHIKPRLLGHWGTSVGQNFIYVHLNRLISERRVETLFISGPGHGGPTMNACAWLEGTYSEVHPHITADEAGMLAFFRSFSTPGGVPSHCGPHTPNSLHEGGELGYSLMHAFGAVFDNPALLVACVIGDGEAETCPLEGSWKSVHFLDPRRDGAVLPILHLNGYKISGPTVEARLPDEALIELYRGRGYLPIIVAGDDLPGMHQRFAAALNTCHDAITDIQSHAREMGGRARARWPMIILRSPKGWTGPKVVDGLPVEGTFRAHQVPLANVINNPEHLQQLETWMRSYAPQTLFDDLGQLLPELQALTPPSALRMGAVPSVNGGRVLVALDLPDFADYGLQVDGPGQVIAEAPRKLGEYLRDVMRNNAHNFRVFGPDETNSNRLNAVFDASNRTAPGPCLNIDDHLAPDGRVMEVLSEHLCEGWLEGYLLTGRHGMWSTYEAFAQVVDSMVTQHAKWLQQSREFAWRRPLASLNILISSHAWRNDHNGFSHQSTGFVDNVLQRRSDVVRVYYPPDSNCLVNVFDHCLRSRNYVNVVTCGKQPDFQWLDFDAALKHCSQGAGIWSFAGSGEDEQPDVVLACAGDVPTTEAVAAAWLLQKHVPGIRVRLVNVVDLGILSAPQVRPHGMDHVSFEALFTREAPVMFAFHGSTWVIHSMVHGRANEARFHVRGFSDRGTTTTPFDMVVLNGMSRYHLAIDALSHVPRLREHSLDAVHFFESQLRKHHTWIREHFEDLPEIRNWHWTADFSEPEGPPPMALGHVRAQTFTDA